A DNA window from Hydra vulgaris chromosome 13, alternate assembly HydraT2T_AEP contains the following coding sequences:
- the LOC136089955 gene encoding zinc finger MYM-type protein 1-like, which yields MDKFIIRTKKNDSNNANVPISSALQVSSFSDNKLKLQANSSDFVGDNSEDQQKRIPYSSLSKSNSTQGANGKRLEKNIRRYLFSWEDEFKWINYDAVKEKAFCSSCVKATNMKLPLPTESREKKSALGFVINGFNNWKKAHEKFRRHEASHFHRAANEMILTSTTEVYGCTSLEKMDESTREVQVDITRCHKLNCVGYFVSISFRTVDDEFQINEDFCGFYETATTKSKNLFLIIKDVLLRSNLRLENCRGQCYDGAAAMSSEIAGLQKLVLQQESSALYVHCRAHNLNLVIQDEIKNIPDIENIMSLVQKFIAFTRGSPKRLAWFSSLKDQNGCEDGHQNGTSFRPFCPTRWIMRKPSLISITSNYRSLLVWLEDLTTNPDFTKCRVEAMAFLSSFQVFDTFFKLEFLRIIFTILEDSSIQLQGSQLNFSKAESIIQTLKQILRSLRTESRFKTLFDAATESAKIMDFDEPALPRKRKVPAKIEVGFRDTYYQPNDPKEMYKNLYFISLDAVLVSLTDRFESTETTHHLTRVEEFVIGSNNTECSIDYIKNFYKDDFTNYQRLQLHRDLFIDEAMRKKVQLVDFQSALDFIRAKEQIGLRSIVSEIVRFIKIILVQPVSTCTAERSFSSLRRLKTFLRSTISQERLNAVSLINTHKEITRSIKMDFLLDRFIEKNETRRRMFYLETK from the exons ATGGATAAGTTTATCATTCGAACTAAGAAGAATGATTCTAATAATGCCAATGTGCCTATTTCATCTGCCTTACAAGTATCATCGTTTTCCGACAATAAGTTGAAGTTACAAGCAAACAGTTCAGATTTTGTTGGTGATAATAGTGAGGACCAACAAAAAAG AATTCCCTACTCCTCTTTATCCAAATCAAATTCAACACAAGGTGCAAACGGAAAAAGGTTGGAAAAAAATATTCGTCGATATCTTTTTAGCTGGGAAGACGAATTCAAGTGGATTAACTATGACGCTGTTAAAGAAAAAGCCTTTTGTTCCTCGTGTGTCAAAGCTACTAATATGAAGCTTCCGCTGCCTACTGaatcaagagaaaaaaaatccgCTCTGGGATTTGTTATAAATGGATTTAATAATTGGAAGAAAGCTCATGAGAAGTTTCGCCGTCATGAAGCTAGCCATTTTCACCGAGCTGCTAACGAAATGATTTTGACAAGCAC AACTGAGGTCTATGGATGTACCAGTCTTGAAAAAATGGATGAATCGACCAGAGAAGTACAAGTGGATATCACCAGATGTCACAAATTAAATTGTGTTGGATATTTC gtaTCGATATCCTTCCGTACTGTGGACGATGAGTTCCAAATTAATGAGGATTTTTGTGGATTTTATGAGACAGCCACAACTAAAAGCaagaatttgtttttgattataaaagACGTCCTTCTTCGCTCCAACTTAAGGCTCGAGAACTGTCGGGGACAGTGCTACGATGGAGCTGCTGCTATGTCTTCTGAAATAGCTGGCTTGCAAAAACTTGTTCTTCAACAAGAAAGCAGTGCCCTTTATGTTCATTGCAGAGCTCACAACTTAAATTTGGTAATacaagatgaaataaaaaacatcccTGATATAGAAAACATCATGTCACTCGTTCAAAAGTTTATCGCTTTTACCAGAGGCTCACCAAAGAGGCTCGCTTGGTTTTCAAGCCTAAAAGATCAAAATGGATGCGAAGACGGACACCAAAATGGAACATCATTTAGACCTTTTTGCCCAACCAGATGGATAATGCGCAAGCCATCACTAATATCTATTACCAGTAACTACAGATCACTTTTGGTTTGGCTGGAAGACCTTACCACCAACCCTGACTTTACCAAATGCCGAGTGGAAGCAATGGCTTTTTTGTCTTCTTTTCAGGTTTTTGACACCTTTTTTAAGTTGGAATTTCTTCGAATCATTTTTACCATCCTAGAAGATTCAAGCATTCAACTTCAGGGAAGCCAACTAAACTTTAGTAAGGCTGAATCCATCATTCAGACCCTGAAACAAATATTGAGATCTTTGCGTACTGAGTCACGTTTTAAAACACTTTTCGATGCGGCAACTGAATCTGCTAAAATAATGGATTTCGACGAACCAGCTCTGCCCAGGAAAAGGAAAGTACCTGCAAAAATTGAAGTTGGTTTCAGGGATACTTATTACCAGCCAAATGACCCAAAAGAGATGTACAAGAACTTGTACTTTATCAGTCTAGATGCAGTTTTAGTTAGCCTAACCGATAGATTTGAATCAACTGAAACCACTCACCATTTAACAAGAGTCGAAGAGTTTGTTATTGGATCAAATAATACTGAATGCAGTATTGACTACATAAAAAACTTCTACAAGGAcgattttacaaattatcaaagACTACAGCTTCACCGGGACCTTTTCATTGACGAAGCTATGAGAAAAAAAGTCCAGTTAGTAGATTTTCAATCAGCTCTAGATTTTATCCGTGCTAAAGAACAAATTGGATTGAGAAGCATTGTCTCGGAAATTGTccgttttataaagattattttggTCCAGCCAGTGTCAACTTGTACAGCAGAACGATCATTTAGTAGTCTGCGTAGACTAAAAACTTTTCTTCGATCGACCATAAGCCAAGAAAGGCTGaatgctgtttctctaataaATACCCATAAAGAAATTACCCGGAGTATTAAAATGGATTTTTTGTTAGATaggtttattgaaaaaaacgaAACGCGCCGAAGAATGTTTTATTTGGAAACCAAGTAA